In one window of Lewinella sp. 4G2 DNA:
- the sucD gene encoding succinate--CoA ligase subunit alpha, with product MAVLVRKDSNIIVQGITGKEGGFHAGQMKEYGTNLVGGVTPGKGGQEAVGVPVFNSVKEAVEKVNADVSVIFVPPAFAGDAIMEAAAAGIKVIICITEGIPVQDMVKVRSFINDYDTTLIGPNCPGVMTPGEAKCGIMPGFIHNPGRIGIVSRSGTLTYEAVDQITKAGMGQSTCIGIGGDPIIGTTTKDAVKLLMEDPDTDAIVMIGEIGGTMEADAAHYIKEHGTKPVVGFIAGQTAPKGRTMGHAGAIVGGHEDTAEAKMKIMAECGIHVVKSPADIGKTMVAALKG from the coding sequence ATGGCCGTCCTAGTACGCAAAGACTCAAACATCATCGTCCAGGGAATCACTGGTAAGGAAGGCGGTTTCCACGCCGGCCAGATGAAAGAATACGGTACCAATTTGGTAGGCGGTGTTACCCCAGGAAAAGGAGGCCAGGAAGCCGTCGGCGTTCCGGTCTTTAACTCCGTTAAGGAAGCAGTAGAGAAGGTGAACGCGGATGTCTCCGTGATTTTTGTTCCCCCCGCATTCGCTGGAGACGCCATCATGGAAGCAGCCGCTGCCGGCATTAAGGTCATCATTTGTATCACGGAGGGTATCCCCGTACAGGATATGGTGAAAGTGCGGTCATTCATCAATGATTACGATACGACGCTCATCGGCCCCAACTGCCCCGGCGTAATGACGCCTGGCGAAGCTAAGTGTGGCATTATGCCCGGCTTCATTCACAATCCCGGCCGGATTGGTATTGTATCTCGCTCCGGTACCCTTACTTACGAAGCGGTTGACCAAATCACCAAGGCCGGAATGGGCCAGAGTACCTGCATCGGAATCGGTGGAGACCCTATCATTGGTACGACTACTAAAGACGCGGTAAAACTCCTGATGGAGGACCCCGATACGGATGCCATCGTCATGATCGGTGAGATTGGTGGCACCATGGAAGCGGATGCGGCCCACTACATTAAAGAACACGGCACCAAACCCGTAGTCGGCTTTATCGCCGGCCAGACTGCGCCTAAGGGTCGTACCATGGGCCACGCCGGCGCCATCGTAGGTGGCCACGAGGACACGGCCGAAGCCAAGATGAAAATCATGGCGGAATGTGGCATCCACGTAGTCAAGTCACCAGCAGATATTGGTAAAACGATGGTGGCTGCGCTGAAAGGATAA